One window of Scheffersomyces stipitis CBS 6054 chromosome 1, whole genome shotgun sequence genomic DNA carries:
- the TRP4 gene encoding anthranilate phosphoribosyltransferase, which yields MTSANKNILTPYIKSLFMEPPNLTPADLATVLRCIFKNIPSDIQSAAFLTALRMRGLDQESEYISAAVHTVLEFSNVIPPELVDSQGYIDIVGTGGDGQNTFNVSTSAAIVAAGMGLPICKHGGKASTSTSGSGDLLRSLGVNLMNVNEVTTPEIVKRSNFCFLFAPAFHPGMGKVANIRSHLGIPTIFNILGPLINPIPLRARILGVYSEKLGEAYAQAAAILAKENKAHKRTMVVYGDIGLDEISPIGTTKFWMIEEDGSITKGVLSPRDFNLPEHPLKFVKSGTPTENAEILSHILRQDSDLYKVSARMNHPLVDYILMNSAAVAVVAGIAQTWAEGVELAKDSILSGAALLALENFKSAVDDLSV from the coding sequence ATGACTTCCgccaacaagaacatcttGACTCCGTacatcaagtcgttgttcaTGGAGCCTCCCAACTTGACTCCGGCAGATTTGGCAACGGTGTTGCGAtgcatcttcaagaacataCCCAGCGATATCCAATCAGCTGCGTTCTTGACAGCCCTCAGAATGAGAGGCTTGGACCAAGAGTCAGAGTACATCTCAGCAGCAGTACATACTGTGTTGGAATTTTCCAACGTAATTCCtccagaattggtggaTTCGCAGGGCTATATCGACATTGTAGGAACAGGAGGTGATGGCCAGAACACTTTCAACGTCTCAACTTCAGCTGCTATCGTCGCTGCCGGTATGGGGTTGCCCATTTGCAAGCACGGCGGTAAAGCTTCAACGTCTACTTCAGGTTCTGGTGACTTGCTTCGCTCGTTAGGCGTCAATTTGATGAATGTCAATGAGGTGACCACTCCTGAAATCGTCAAGAGATCCAACTTCTGTTTCCTCTTCGCTCCAGCATTCCATCCGGGTATGGGCAAAGTCGCAAATATCAGATCACACTTGGGGATCCCCACTATCTTTAACATCTTGGGTCCGTTGATCAATCCGATCCCACTCAGAGCAAGAATCTTAGGTGTGTACAGCGAGAAGCTCGGAGAAGCCTACGCACAGGCAGCAGCCATACTagccaaagaaaacaaggCTCACAAGAGAACTATGGTCGTTTACGGTGACATTGGGCTCGACGAGATTTCACCTATAGGAACCACCAAGTTCTGGatgattgaagaagatggtaGTATCACCAAAGGAGTCTTACTGCCACGTGACTTTAACTTGCCGGAACATCCattgaagtttgtcaaATCAGGCACTCCCACGGAAAACGCCGAAATACTATCGCATATCTTACGTCAAGACAGTGACCTCTACAAAGTATCTGCACGCATGAACCATCCCCTTGTAGACTACATTCTCATGAACAGTGCTGCTGtagctgttgttgctggCATTGCCCAGACTTGGGCGGAAGGTGTGGAGTTGGCCAAGGACTCCATTCTCAGCGGTGCTGCATTGTTGGCATTGGAGAATTTCAAGTCAGCTGTTGACGACTTGTCTGTTTAA
- the BRR2 gene encoding RNA helicase-related protein required for pre-mRNA splicing (RNA helicase-related protein required for pre-mRNA splicing Snurp 246 kDa protein (Snurp = Small nuclear ribonucleoprotein particle)) has translation MSGSGEAKSNQYSYDEMSNKVIRNSHRPRQDDEKYNPSSLIGHISVSEMGSRVSKGSNSDREKKSSSLVKKSANSGEPKSIAQYTSAYENISYQPTNEETGHIFDLLMAEVRQVLPDSNHEVVLSASDAILEILKEKDSTVGEKKKQIIELIDYQISDVQLNELINLSNRIYDYDIGHVDLENTANDESPDEIVAVEFDMSDDDGEVEEDIPEEIENDHNNIINREEEENDSQALTNEVIIAESTKKEAEDYTLSIKDIDEYFLQRRISKLFDSADAAESSEKAKEVYKIMIDKDVSDRDLENEIMELMDYDHFDFVRLCIENRWKIVYRIQLLQAEDSDGENKLFEEMKKLGLSDLVAEFVEGTQKKRRLSEAEDPTKGKKIKSEKKTREPKIVDLDALSFDQGSRLMTNTSIKLPQGSYQQNKKSYNSIYIPPPNPPPQEEGEKLVSIEDLPQWARVAFPTTETTHLNRVQSKVFPEAFHSDRNLLLCAPTGAGKTNVAMLSVLRTINNYRNAETGKIDLKNFKIVYIAPLKALVQEQMREFQRRLTSNFNLVVNELTGDSSLSARQIHETQVIVTTPEKWDVVTRKNDVPYVKLVRLIIIDEIHLLHDERGPVLENILSRTLRQVEATAEPVRLIGLSATLPNYKDVAQFLRVDLQKGLFYFDASYRPCPLEQQFIGIKEKKAIKKLTAMNEACYDKLLECITKKHQLIIFVHSRKDTFKTAKWLKDKLEEDGKSWNTEVSTAEILKQEANGFKDLSLKEIVPGGIGIHHAGLIKGERSVVEDLFAQGHLQVLVSTATLAWGVNLPAHTVIIKGTETYSPERGTWIQLSPQDILQMLGRAGRPRYDKSGEGVIITSQDDIQYYLAILNQQLPIESQLMSRLPDSVNAEVVLGTIKSREDAVSWLGYTYLYIRMLQTPALYHVGADYGDDKILYERRVDLVHSALTILHESKLIIYDELSGSVKSTELGRISSHFYINYDTIKLYNTQLKSWFSEIEILKVFASSGEFKFIPSRQEEKLEVAKLMEKCPIPIKERPNEPLAKVNILLQTYISNLKLDGFALMADMTYISQNAGRLLRAMYEIALKKGWSSVSKTLLNFCKMVSRRMWTANSPFRQFGAFVSKDIVKATESSHLPWLSYFTLDAAELAEAINFKGNSGKAYQLLQKFPKLSLSYYCQPITSSLVRVQIEAIANWEWDYEIHGNSESFVVLVEDCDGEKILYADKLVINEKYAGREHLIDFVVPILEPDQPAYFVSLISEKWIQSEWKIPIVLSDLRFPKKFPSLTESIKLQNVPTTSLRNPQFIESFEFSYFNKFQSQIFPNLFGSNENIFIGISKGGGKTVCAELAILNHWNEAGGRIVYLTPNKSKIEKLARVWTKKYNNLEKSVSKLSGEVAKDVSVLGSNHLVLATPVQFYRLSNRWRQRKAVQAVDLIIADDLHTLGANRKGSMYEVVLARMRFISAQKQTNLRIVALSSSVANGRDIGEWLGCAKNNIFNFDPKERFNEIKEIELQASSVERKDLVVSSFLNQTYDFLKLDSEGKKIVFVPSRKHCIEIAIEFVQRASLDNLQLLKVEIEDLKPYLKRVTDETIKEMLSYGVGCYYEGMNATDKVIVEKMFENNVLSILLAAKETSSYAPAADGIVVLSTQEYDGKEHRYIDYSVNDILEMVGCCKNGLINQGNVLILTNECKLKFYSKFLNEPAPVESYVPTMVHDLFLSEISCKTFTSKQDCMDWFTFTYFYRRLQINPSFYDAKDTSQLGISEFLSEMIESTLSDLEGAKLIEFEEDEETIVPLNGAMIAAHYNVSFNSMKLFAGLDNRVKLKGILQAITSAEEFELIPVRYNEDSILSRIYNKVPYKVDDENYESPFFKAFILLQAHFSRIPLPVDLQIDQKIVLNTILNLLYACIDTLSSEGYLNAINAMDLSQMVVQAVWNNDSPLKQVPNFTNDILKRCATYKVETVYDIMSLEDDERDDVLRLEGDKLNRVAEFVNKYPNIDMTYELDVSEPIVANEPKLITIKLERDEELDDLDAITDFYPGTKAEGWWVVIGDAATKQLYAIKKTTIKQQSQQLQLEFTVPTAGHHELTLWCMCDSYVDADKEVGFSVDVEPED, from the exons ATGTCAGGTTCGGGAGAGGCAAAGCTGAACCAATACAGTTACGATGAGATGTCTAACAAAGTGATTCGTAACTCACACAGGCCGCGacaagatgatgaaaagtacaatccatcttcattgattgGACACATTTCCGTTCTGGAAATGGGGAGTCGAGTTTCAAAAGGTAGCAATAGCgacagagaaaagaaatcaagctCGTTGGTGAAAAAGTCAGCAAATTCTGGAGAACCCAAATCCATTGCACAGTATACTTCAGCATATGAGAACATTTCGTATCAGCCTACGAATGAAGAAACGGGACACATATTCGACCTCTTGATGGCGGAAGTGCGACAGGTCTTGCCTGATTCAAACCACGAAGTCGTTCTATCAGCGTCTGACGCAATTTTGGagattttgaaagaaaaagaccTGACTGTAggagagaagaagaaacagataaTAGAGCTTATAGACTATCAGATTTCTGACGTTCAATTGAACGAGTTGATAAACTTATCGAACCGAATTTATGACTATGATATCGGCCATGTTGATTTAGAAAATACTGCTAACGATGAGTCTCCTGACGAGATCGTAGCGGTAGAGTTTGACATGAGTGATGACgatggagaagttgaagaggACATTCctgaagaaatagaaaatgATCACAACAATATAATAAATAgagaagaggaagagaatGACTCTCAGGCATTAACCAACGAAGTTATAATAGCCGAAtctacaaagaaggaagCAGAAGATTATACACTTTCGATAAAAGATATCGATGAGTACTTCCTACAACGGAGAATACTGAAATTATTCGACAGTGCAGATGCTGCCGAGAGTCTGGAAAAGGCAAAGGAAGTCTATAAGATTATGATTGACAAGGATGTGTCTGACCGAGACTTAGAGAACGAGATTATGGAGTTGATGGATTATGACCattttgatttcgtcaGACTTTGCATAGAAAACAGATGGAAGATTGTATATAGAATACAGCTATTGCAAGCTGAAGACTCCGATGGAGAAAATAAGCTATTTGAGGAGATGAAAAAGCTTGGATTATCTGACTTGGTAGCCGAATTTGTCGAAGGAACACAAAAGAAACGAAGGCTCTCTGAGGCTGAAGATCCGACAAAAGGTAAAAAGATTAAaagtgaaaagaaaacaagagAACCAaaaattgttgatttggATGCTCTTTCATTTGACCAGGGTTCAAGGTTGATGACCAATACTTCAATAAAATTACCCCAAGGATCGTATCAACAGAATAAGAAATCATACAACCTGATCTACATCCCACCACCTAATCCTCCGCCTCAGGAAGAAGGGGAGAAACTAGTCTCTATAGAAGACTTACCACAATGGGCAAGAGTAGCATTCCCAACTACAGAAACAACCCATTTAAACAGAGTACAATCCAAAGTGTTTCCAGAAGCATTCCACTCGGACAGAAACCTTCTACTTTGCGCTCCAACTGGTGCGGGTAAAACCAATGTAGCCATGTTATCTGTGCTCAGGACAATCAACAACTATAGAAACGCAGAAACAGGAAAAATTGACCTtaaaaatttcaaaatagTCTACATCGCACCATTGAAAGCTTtggttcaagaacaaatgCGTGaattccaaagaagattAACTTCCAATTTCAACCTTGTTGTCAACGAATTGACAGGTGACTCCAGCTTATCAGCTCGTCAGATCCATGAGACTCAGGTCATTGTCACGACTCCTGAAAAGTGGGATGTAGtaacaagaaagaatgatGTTCCCTACGTTAAACTTGTCAGATTAATAATCATTGATGAAATCCATTTGTTGCACGACGAAAGAGGGCCAGTTCTTGAGAACATTCTAAGTAGAACTTTGAGACAAGTAGAAGCTACGGCTGAGCCTGTTAGACTTATTGGACTTTCTGCTACCTTGCCTAACTACAAAGATGTTGCACAATTCCTCAGGGTTGATCTTCAAAAGGGTTTGTTCTACTTCGATGCTTCGTACCGTCCTTGTCCTTTAGAGCAACAGTTTATTGGtatcaaggaaaagaaggcCATCAAAAAATTAACAGCCATGAACGAAGCCTGTTACGACAAGTTGCTTGAATGCATAACAAAAAAACATCAACTAATCATATTTGTACACTCTAGAAAAGATACTTTTAAGACAGCCAAATGGCTCAAAGacaaattggaagaagatggaaagtCGTGGAATACTGAAGTTAGTACAGCAGAAATCTTGAAACAAGAGGCCAATGGTTTCAAGGATTTAAGTTTGAAAGAAATAGTGCCAGGAGGAATAGGAATTCACCACGCTGGTTTGATCAAAGGGGAAAGGAGTGTGGTTGAAGATTTGTTTGCTCAGGGccatcttcaagttcttgtttctaCTGCTACGTTAGCGTGGGGTGTGAATTTGCCTGCTCATACTGTTATCATTAAGGGTACAGAAACTTACTCCCCTGAAAGAGGAACCTGGATTCAATTATCACCTCAGGATATTTTGCAAATGTTGGGTAGAGCTGGTAGACCTAGATATGACAAAAGTGGAGAGGGTGTTATAATTACGTCACAAGATGATATCCAATACTACTTGGCCATCCTCAACCAGCAGTTGCCCATTGAGTCGCAACTAATGAGCAGATTGCCTGATAGTGTAAATGCTGAGGTTGTTCTTGGTACCATTAAATCAAGAGAAGATGCTGTGAGCTGGCTAGGATACACCTATTTGTACATTAGAATGTTGCAAACCCCAGCATTGTATCACGTCGGTGCTGATTATGGCGATGACAAGATACTTTATGAGAGAAGGGTAGATTTGGTACACAGTGCTTTGACTATTCTCCATGAAAGCAAGTTGATCATTTACGATGAACTTAGTGGAAGCGTTAAGTCAACCGAGCTAGGGAGAATATCATCGCACTTCTACATCAACTACGACACAATTAAATTGTACAACACTCAATTGAAGTCGTGGTTTTCTGAAATCGAGATCCTCAAAGTTTTCGCTTCTTCAGGagagttcaagttcattcCTTCAAGACAGGAAGAGAAATTGGAAGTGgccaagttgatggaaaaATGTCCTATTCCTATCAAAGAAAGACCCAATGAGCCACTTGCGAAAGTAAACATATTGTTGCAGACTTacatttccaacttgaagttggatgGATTCGCGTTGATGGCGGACATGACATATATCTCCCAGAATGCAGGTCGTTTGCTAAGGGCAATGTATGAAATCGCTTTGAAGAAAGGTTGGTCCTCGGTTTCGAAGACTCTTCTCAACTTTTGCAAAATGGTATCCCGTCGAATGTGGACAGCCAATTCTCCATTCAGGCAATTTGGAGCGTTCGTTTCCAAAGATATTGTTAAAGCAACAGAAAGTTCACATTTACCTTGGCTAAGCTACTTTACTTTGGATGCCGCTGAGCTTGCCGAAGCAATTAACTTTAAGGGTAATAGTGGGAAGGCATATCAGCTCTTGCAGAAATTTCCTAAGCTCTCTCTAAGTTATTACTGTCAACCAATTACTTCAAGTTTGGTCAGAGTTCAAATCGAAGCCATCGCCAACTGGGAATGGGACTATGAAATACATGGCAATTCCGAGAGTTTCGTAGTCCTTGTTGAGGATTGTGATGGCGAAAAGATCCTTTACGCAGACAAATTGGTTATCAACGAAAAGTATGCTGGCCGCGAACATTTGATTGACTTTGTTGTGCCAATTTTGGAGCCTGATCAGCCGGCTTACTTCGTCAGCTTGATTAGCGAAAAATGGATACAAAGTGAATGGAAGATTCCTATTGTTCTTTCAGATTTGAGATTTCCGAAGAAATTCCCTAGTTTGACGGAGCTGAtaaaattgcaaaatgttCCTACAACATCTTTGAGGAATCCACAATTTATCGAATCATTTGAATTTTCTTATTTCAATAAATTCCAATCTCAGATTTTCCCAAATTTATTTGGAAGTAATGAAAATATCTTCATTGGAATATCTAAAGGTGGTGGTAAAACTGTTTGTGCCGAGCTTGCAATTTTGAACCATTGGAATGAAGCTGGTGGCCGCATAGTATACTTAACACCAAATAAGAGCAAGATCGAAAAGCTTGCCAGGGTTTGGACTAAAAAGTACAACAACTTAGAAAAGTCTGTTTCGAAACTATCTGGTGAAGTTGCTAAGGAtgtttctgttcttggATCGAACCATTTAGTTCTTGCTACTCCAGTACAGTTCTATCGTCTTTCTAATCGTTGGAGACAAAGAAAAGCAGTACAAGCAGTCGATTTGATAATCGCTGATGATCTTCACACACTCGGTGCAAACCGAAAAGGGTCTATGTACGAAGTTGTCCTTGCAAGAATGAGATTCATTTCTGCTCAGAAGCAAACGAACTTAAGAATTGTAgcactttcttcttcggttGCTAATGGTAGAGACATTGGTGAATGGCTTGGATGTGCAAAGAATAACATATTTAATTTTGATCCGAAGGAAAGGttcaatgaaatcaaggaaaTTGAATTACAAGCAAGCAGCGTTGAAAGAAAGGATTTGGtagtttcttcatttttaAACCAAACATATGACTTTTTGAAACTTGACTCAGAaggaaaaaaaattgtCTTTGTGCCATCAAGAAAGCACTGtattgaaattgcaattgaattTGTACAGAGAGCTAGTCTTgacaatttgcaattgttgaaagtcgaaatcgaagacttgaagccATATTTAAAGAGAGTAACCGATGAAACTATTAAAGAGATGCTTTCATATGGGGTTGGCTGCTACTACGAAGGGATGAATGCCACGGATAAGGTGATTGTGGAAAAAATGTTTGAGAATAATGTTCTCAGTATTCTTTTGGCCGCAAAAGAGACATCCTCATACGCCCCAGCTGCAGATGGCATAGTTGTTCTAAGCACGCAGGAGTACGATGGCAAGGAGCATCGTTATATTGACTATTCTGTTAATGACATATTGGAGATGGTAGGTTGTTGCAAGAATGGTTTGATCAATCAAGGAAATGTATTGATTCTCACCAACGAATGTAAGTTGAAGTTCTACAGCAAGTTTTTGAATGAGCCAGCTCCTGTTGAAAGTTATGTACCTACAATGGTCCATGACTTATTTCTCAGTGAGATCAGTTGCAAAACATTCACGTCCAAACAAGATTGCATGGATTGGTTTACATTTACCTACTTTTACCGtagattgcaaattaaTCCAAGTTTCTATGATGCAAAAGACACTTCTCAATTGGGCATCTCTGAATTCCTTTCTGAAATGATTGAATCTACACTTTCAGATTTGGAAGGTGCCAAATTGATTGAATTTGAAG aagatgaagaaacgATTGTTCCTTTGAATGGCGCTATGATAGCTGCTCATTATAATGTCCTGTTCAATTCTATGAAGTTATTCGCTGGTCTTGACAACCGTGTGAAGTTGAAGGGTATTTTACAGGCCATCACGTCCGCTGAAGAATTTGAGTTGATTCCTGTCAGATATAATGAGGACAGTATTCTTTCCAGAATCTATAACAAGGTGCCATATAAGgtagatgatgaaaattATGAATCTCCGTTCTTCAAAGCTTTTATTCTCTTACAAGCGCACTTTTCCAGAATCCCACTTCCAGTTGATTTACAAATCGATCAAAAGATTGTATTGAAcaccatcttgaacttgctATATGCATGCATTGATACACTTTCTAGTGAAGGTTACTTGAATGCTATCAATGCTATGGACTTGTCACAAATGGTGGTTCAAGCCGTATGGAACAATGATAGTCCTTTGAAACAGGTTCCAAACTTCACCAATGACATCCTCAAGAGATGTGCAACGTATAAGGTTGAAACAGTGTATGATATCATGtctcttgaagatgatgaaagaGACGACGTCTTGCGATTGGAGGGGGATAAACTCAACCGTGTGGCTGAGTTTGTCAACAAGTATCCTAACATAGACATGACCTACGAGCTTGATGTTAGTGAACCAATTGTCGCCAATGAGCCCAAGCTTATTACCATTAAACTTGAAAGAGATGAGGAGTTGGATGACCTAGATGCAATTACCGATTTCTATCCTGGCACCAAGGCTGAAGGATGGTGGGTCGTTATAGGAGATGCTGCTACTAAGCAATTGTATGCgatcaagaagacgacCATCAAGCAGCAATCACAGCAATTGCAGTTGGAGTTCACCGTTCCTACTGCTGGCCACCACGAGCTTACGTTATGGTGTATGTGTGATTCGTATGTTGATGCTGATAAGGAGGTTGGATTTAGCGTAGATGTAGAACCAGAGGATTAG